The segment CTTATGTTCAATTAAGTGAGTTACCAGGATATGTTGAATATCCTAACCAAGATGAGTTATTAGATACATGGGCGGCCTTCATGGATTTCCGTGATAAAGTCTTAAAAGCACTAGAAGAAGCAAGAAATAGTAAATTGATCGGAAAATCATTAGAAGCAAAATTAACGATCTATCCAAATCAACAGGTGAATCAATTATTGACAGCAGTTGCTGCTGACATTCCTCAATTATTGATCGTCTCACCAGACTACTTTACGGTTATGCCAGAAAACATTGAAGCGCCTGAAAATGCTTTAGTCTTTGATGATGTAGCGATTTTAGTCGAAAAAGCAGAAGGTGAAACATGTGATCGTTGCCGTCAAATCCGTAAAGATGTTGGAACTGATGAAAAATTACCACACTTATGCGGACGTTGCGCACAGCTTGTTGAAGAATTCTATCCAGAAGCAGTCGCAGAAGGTTTTGAATAGAAGTTAGTAAAAAACAACCAAACACATCTTGTGTTTGGTTGTTTTTATGGCTCTTTGTCAATAAGGACTGATGAGTTGTGCAAAATCAAATCTGGGTCAGAATGAACCTCATTCTGGCTCAGATTTTTTGTTATCTTACTTTGATTAATTGATTGATCAAAAAGATTCTAATTCTCATGTTCTCGAATGATTTAAATCCGTAGGATACTCGTTTCATTGTCTTTATGTGGGTATTCTTCGCTTCTATTTTTCCATTGGAATAAGGATAGATCATTGCGTTGGTGATGCCTTCTTCATAGGTCAGAAGGTTTTGAAGCTTTTCCCGAAAGCTGTCATCCAACGTTTCGGGAAGTTCTGCTAATAAGGAGAAAAATAAGTCAGGGTCTTTGTCTCGAAAGGCTTCAACTAATTCATGAAAAAAGGGATACGCCTCCTTTAGGGGCGTAGAAAACTCAAGCAATCGATCAATCATCATTGCTTCAGTAAGAAATGGGTATTTTGGTGCTCGGAAACTTTTCCATGTTTTGTATTCATAATGGTTGATGTTTGCACGATTTTTTAGCAAAAAGCGCCAGTTCTTTTTCAGTTTTTCTGCCTGGCTTTTCTGTCCTGCTTTACGAAGTTCATTCATTTCACGGATACGCAACTCATTGAACGCTTGATTCATGTGTTTGACAATATGAAACCGATCAATCACTATTTTCGCATTTGGCAGAACACGTTTGGTGAGCTGGAAGTAGGCGGCGTTCATGTCTGTCACCAAGAATTCTACTTCTTCTGGATTGGTACACTTTAAGAAATAGCTTGTTAATCGAGGTAATTTACGCGTAGGCAAAACATCTATTAATTTTCCTGTTTCGCCATCTGCGCAAATAAAGCTCATTTTATCTTCTATGGAAGCATGCGAACGAAATTCATCAACCATCAATACTCTTGGGAGAATCTTCTTAGATTGCTTTGGTAAATAGCTTTTAAACTCTTTCAATGTACGAATAACAGTGGTCAAAGATACCTGACAGCTTTTCGCAATAAAAGATAAAGATACTTTTTCAGTCAGTAAAGAAGCAATTTTATATCTAACATGATTTGCGATTGAATGTCTGGATTGGACAAAATAACTTTGAGCAGTCCAATGGGTTCGGCAGTTTTTACAGGTATAGCGCTGCTTTTTTAGGCGCATAACCAAAGGCATATGATTGTATTGTTCAAAACGGACAATCGTTTCTTTTTTTCCATTTTTCACTATAATTGCTTTCCCGTTTCCATCTACCACAGTAGAACCACAACTTCTACAAGCACGAGGAGTAGGCGAGAGAACAGCATCGACGACCAACGTCTTTTTCTTCTGAAGGGTCTCGTAAGAGACCTCTGTAATCATCAAATCTTTCTCTATTATTCTCAGCATTTTTTTGATAGAATCATTCATATAGCATATCGTCCTCTCAGTTGTTTATTTTGTGGTGATTTAATCATACTAGAGAACGATATGTTTTTTAATACCTAAAATGAAAATGGGACTGAAGAATCAATTCTGATTCATCAGTCCCATAAATTATAGAGCCGTTTTTATTACATCAAAGAGTATTTTTAAGCGAATAGCAAATGATTGGTCACTAATCCAATTTACCACGTTCACGGTACCAATGATCTGGTTGCCAGATCCATTCGAACCCGTCTTTTTCTAAAAGCTCGAATGCTGCTTCAGGACCCATAGAACCAGCTTTATAATTCGGGAAATCTGGTTGTACTTGATCCCAAACTTGGCGGATCACGTCAACGATATGCCAAGATTGTGCGACTTCTTCCCAATGAGAGAAGTTGGTGCTATCACCGTTCAACGCATCTAACATAAGCTTTTCATACGCTTCAGGACTATTTTCGACCATTTCAGCACTATTGCGATATTCCAGTTTGATTGGATCGGTGGCGAAGCCTTGACCAACTTTTTTTCCATTTAATGTAAATGAAAAACCTTCTGTTGGTTGAATATAGATAGTCAAAACATTTGGTGGTAACGTTGGATCACTACAAGGTTCGTCGATCGATGTTTTAAATACATTGATAGGTACTTGTTTAAAGACAATATTGATTCGTGTACCTTTTTCAGTAAGACGTTTTCCAGTACGTACATAAAACGGTACGCCAGACCAACGGAAATTATCGATCGTGAATTTTCCAGCAACAAATGTTTCAGTTGTTGATTCTGGATCAACGTTGTCTTCTTCACGATAGCCTTTGAATGTCTGATCATCTAGTTGACCTGCAGCATATTGCCCACGTACAAAATTTTCTAAGACTTCTTTTTTTTCATAAATACGAATCGCTTTTAACGCTTTGATTTTTTCTGATCGGATTTCTTTTTCGGAAAAGGCAACGGGTGGTTCCATCGCAAGTAATGCTAATACTTGAAGGATATGATTTTGGACCATATCTTTTAACGCACCACTGTGGTCATAGTAGCCGCCACGATCTTCAACACCTAAACTCTCACCAAAAGTGATTTGGATGTTGTCAATGTAACGATTGTTCCATTGAGACTCAAAAATATTATTGGCAAAGCGAATCGCAGAGATATTTTGGATCATTTCTTTACCTAAATAATGGTCAATACGGAAAATATCGTCTTCTGGAAAGACTTGTCGAATTTTTTCATTCAATTCAAAGGCTGAATGGAAATCAGAACCAAAAGGTTTTTCGATAATCAATCGATTGAAGCCAGTTTCAGTGATGATTTTCTGAGATTTCAAATGTGAAACGATCGTACCGAAAAATTGTGGAGCCATGGCTAAATAGTACATTCGATTACCATTCAAGTGGTATTTTTCATCTAAACGATCAGATAATTCTTTTAATGTTTGGTAATGAGAAGAATCATTGACATCATGAGATTGGTAATAAAAATGGCTAGCAAATCGTTCGGCTTCTTCGGCAGAAGGATTTAATGTTTCGATTGTTCCTTTAACCACTTCACGATAGTGTTCATCACTCCAAGGACGACGTGCTGTACCGATCACAGCAAAATGTTCGCTCAAGTTGCCCTTTTTGTATAAACGAAAAAGGGAAGGATACAATTTACGTTGTGCTAAATCTCCTGTACCGCCAAATATAGTAAATAATACGTTTTTTTCATTCATTATTTGGGTAATCTCCTTTACAGTTCATCAACAAAAATTGTGCTGGCGGCTTTAAAGCTGACAGGAATTTTTTTAGTTTTATTTTGGATGGTGATTGGTCCTTCATAGGCCGCTACATCAGTGATTTCATAAGTTTCATCAATATTGACATCGATTGTGACTAAATAGTCTAATAATTCCTTTTCATCAAGGACACGAGCAATCCGAATTTTGGTACCGACTGGGTAGGATTCCAGTGTTTGACGACGCTCTTCATGGACAACCTGTTCCTTTTTAGGGATAATGCCTCCATGTGGGCAATGTTTAGGATGATTTAAATAACTTTCTAAATGATCCGCAAGCTGTTCAGAAGTCACATGCTCAAGGACCTCAGCATCGTCATGAACCTCATTCCAGTTGTAATCTAAATGTTCGACTAAAAAAACTTCCCATAATCGATGTTTACGTATCAGGCTACTTGCTTTTATCAGTCCGCTATCAGTCAATTGTACACCTTGGTAAGGAGAGTGTTCGACTAGTTTTTCTTTAACGAGTTTAGAAATCATTTCGCTTACTGAAGCAGGTGACACTGCTAGGCTAGAAACGATTTGTTTATTATTGACTTTTGTTGTGTCACCGCCTAATTCCAGAATGATTTTTAAATAATCTTCTCGGTTTGGTGTCATATGCGATCATCCTTTCATGGTAAGAAACCATCACTTGTAAGTGTAACAAAAAAAACACAAATTGACTATTTTATAAGAAAAAAATAGGACGGAAATGTCGGTTTTTTTATTTTTCGTATTCCATCGTTTGTCCATCTTTCTAAGTAGTTATTTGAGATGTGTAGTGATCAAATAGCCGCTAATTGAAAAGTACTTTGCTCTTATCATAGCATAATTTGTTCGATCGTTGTGACCTAGAGGAAATTGCATGGATGAAACTTGTAAAACGAGACAAAGGGTTTAGAAAACAGCAATTTTCTAAACCCTTTGTCTCGTTTTTATAAAAAAGAAGTACGTTAATGAAGTGATTGGCAGTGTATCATCTACTAAGCTAGGATAATCATGATTTTTTTGATAATAAATAAGCGGAATCATTTGCTTCATCGTACAATAACATGTCGTTGTAAGAAAACGTTAGGTAAAAGCCATACTGATCTCTAACTATCAATTTTTCGGAGGTAACTTCGACTAATAGTGTTCCTAAAGAACGGTCATCAAGCCAAAAAGAATAATCAGAATGGATGGTCAGTTCATGGTGTGTTTGGCTGGTATCCGTAAATGACCAAGTTCCACAGTATTTATTCAAATGATCGACCTGTGCTTCTTTCTTTTTATGATCGAGTACTTTTTTTCCAGCAAGTGTTGCGATACCGGCAAGTAGGATATAGATGATTCTTTTTTTCATTTTTTTCCACTCCTTTGTCTTCATTTATGATAAAAGCATATTTTGCTTATTGTTCCTTTTCTTATAGTTTACTAAAGAAAGTGCATGATTTCTCTAAGACTTTCGACTGGTTTTTCAAGTGTTTTTAGTAAAAATATGGTAGGATACAGTAGTAGGGAGACAGGTGATGACTATTGGACTACCAAGATGTTGAAATTGCTTACTTCATTGAACGACCAAATCGCTTTATTGCTTTTTGTTTGAACAAAAAAGGAGAAGTAGTCAAAACTCATGTTAAGAATACAGGTAGAGGCAAAGAGTTGTTGCTTCCTGGTGCAGAGGTGGCGTTAGTACACATTCCTGGAACAAAACGTAAAACTGCCTATGATCTAATTGCTGTAAAAAAAGAGCAGCAGTGGTTCAATATCGATAGTCAGTTACCAAACCGATTAGCGATTGATGGAATTTTAGATGGGACGATCCACTTACCAAATTTAAATGGTGATATTGAGTTCTACAAACGTGAAGTGACCTTTGGAAAGTCTAAATTCGATATTTATTTAGAAACAAGTTGCGGTCAAAAAGCATTTGTAGAAGTCAAAGGGATGACCCTGGAAAACAAAGCAATAGGTGCTTTTCCCGATGCACCGACCATTCGTGGACTTAAACACGTCAATGAATTGATCCGCGCGCATCAAGAAGGCTATGAGACCTATATTCTTTTTATTGCACAATTTGAACACTTGCATCAAGCAACGATCCATGAACAGATGCAACCAGAATTAGCCACTGCTTTTCGTTTTGCTCAACAAGCAGGTGTTCAAGTAATCGTATATAATTGTCAAGTAACAGAAAAACAAGTGGTATTGAAACAAGCAATCCCATTTGACCTAAATACAGTTTTTGAAGATCCTAATTTATAGAAAGAAGGCGTAAAGATGATCCATTTAGGTATAATCGGCACAAATTGGATTACCCATCAATTTGTTCAAGCAGCATTAGCGACACGTAAGTATGAATTAACAGCTGTTTATTCAAGACATTTAGAAAAAGCGCAACAATTTGGCGCAGAATATGAAGGCGATATCGCATTCGCAACAGATTTAACTGTTTTTTTTGAGTTAGAACACATGGATACGGTCTATATTGCTTCGCCAAATAGTTTGCATTTTCAGCATGCGAAGCAAGCAATTTTGGCAGGGAAAAATGTGATTGTAGAAAAACCGGCATTTAGTACACCAAAAGAAATGGAAGAGATCATTCATTTGGCAAACCAAGAGAAAGTCTTTTTCTTTGAAGCCGCGCGAAATATCCATGAAGCTGGGTTTAAAAAAATTGCAGAATTTTTACCTTTGAAAGATGAGATCATTGGCGCAAATTTCAGCTATATGAAATATTCTTCTCGTTATGATCAAGTATTAGATGGGGAAGAACCGAATATTTTCTCTCCGCGTTTTTCAGGTGGAGCAATGATGGATCTCGGCGTTTACCTTGTCTACGCAGCTGTAGGTTGGTTTGGCAAGCCGCAAGAAGTCCATTATTTCCCTAGAAAAATAGCTACAGGTGTTGATGGATTAGGTTGGGGGATCTTGCGCTATGCTACTTTTGATGTAGCAATCCAACCGGGCAAAATTGGTGATTCATATCTACCTTCCGAGATTTATTTTGATAGTGGAACAGTGATCATGAATGGCGTCAATGCAATTGAGCAAGCAGAGTACCATGATCGTAACCACGAACAAATTGAAAAATTAGAGATCGTAGCTTCTGAAAATCCAATGAGTGAAGAGGCAGAAGATTTTGCGAATGTGATCATGAACCCTAAAGATCCACAATGGGGATTACAGTATGAAGAATGGGTCGAACTTGCACGAAACGTGAATCAAGTCGTTTATGATTTGCGAATCAGTGGTGGGATCGAATTCGATGCAGATAAAGAGGGAACTGAGTAATGACTGATTTTGTAAAACATTTTCCAACTAATTGGCAAAATAAATGGGAAGAAAAAGGGTTCACTGTCCCATCGTTTATCCAACAAGAAGTATTCACTGACTTAAAAGAAGGTAAAAGCTTGATTGCTGTTTCTCCAACCGGTTCAGGTAAGACCTTAGCTTATCTATGGCCTTTACTATTGAATGTGAAAAAAGGAGAGGCAAGTACCCTATTGATCCTTGCTTCTTCGCAAGAATTGGCGATCCAAGTTGCTGAGGTCACCCGTGAATGGGCAAAAGATTTAGCAATCTCTGTCCAATCTGTTGTGGGCGGTGCAAATGTCAAACGCCAAATCGAAGGACTAAAAAAGAAACCGGAAGTATTGGTAGGCACACCAGGTCGTGTATTGGAGTTGATGAAACAAAAAAAAATAAAGGCTCATCAAATCCAAACAATCGTATTTGACGAGGCAGATCAACTTTTTGATGAAGGAAATCGACCATTTATTGATCAAATCATTCATCAAGCGCCAACCGACTACCAATTAGCTTTCTTTTCAGCAACAGCCGATCGTTCCATCCAGCAAATCGAATCATTGACAAAACAATCGCTGAAAGTGGTCGACGTTACTAAAATGGATGATTCAAGGAAAGGACTTAGTCACTATTTTATCCGTGTTCCTGCTCGAAAAACAGAGGACTATCTAAGACGATTAGCCCATGTGGAAGGTTTCCAAGGTCTTGTTTTTTTCAACCAGTTGAGTGAGTTAGGCATGATGGAAGAAAAAATGAGTTATCGAGGAATCCGCGTGGCGAGTTTAGCATCTGACCAAAACAAGCTGTTACGAAAAGCGGCATTGAATCAATTCAAAGAAGGCAAAATCAGCATGTTGTTATCAACGGATGTAGCTGCTCGTGGGCTAGATATCGCGGAACTGCCTTATGTTGTCAATGTCGACGTTCCAATGACAGAAGAAACATATTTGCATCGTGCAGGTAGAACTGGTCGAATGGGGCAAGAAGGACAAGTCATCACCTTTGTGAATGAACATACACTAAGAGACTTAAAAAAAATGGCTCGACAAACAGAAACAGAACTCACTGAATTATTTATTTATGGGGGAGGCTTACAGACAGAAGCCCCTGAAAAAGCCCCAACAAAAATGCTCCCAAAAAAGAAAGAATTAGGAAAAAAAGAAGCAAGTGAAACAGTTACAAAAAAAGTTGCTTCTTCTCCTAAAACAAAACACAAAAACAAGCATAAAAAAGATAAAAATAAAGGAGCAAGGCGCAAATAAGCGCCTTTTTGTGTTATTATATTGAAAATGGAAACAGGTCGTTTGGTTAAAGGAGAGTTATCATGAACGAAAGACAGGAAGAAATCTTGGATTTACTTACGGAAAATCATAAAGGATTGACAGCAACGGATGTTGCGAAGCAATTAGAGATTGATCGTAGTAATGCAAGTCGTTATCTAAGTGATTTATATAAAGCGCATTACATCGTGAAAAGCACTGGCAGACCTGTAGTTTATTCTATGCCTCCCAAAAAAATAGCTTCAGATAAAGTTCATGTGGACGCTTCTACACAAGTCACTTTTGAAACCCTAGTAGGGGAGAATGAATCATTAAAAGTAAGTATCCAACAGGCTAAAGCAGCGATTTTATATCCGCCAAGAGGATTGCATACGATTATTTTTGGGGAGACAGGAACAGGGAAATCGATGTTTGCTGAATGTATGTACCATTTTGCAATCGATTCGGAAATGCTTTCTCCAGATGCCCCATTTATTTCATTTAATTGTGCAGATTATGCGCAAAACCCACAGTTGTTGTTTGGACATATCTTCGGAATAAAAAAAGGTGCTTATACAGGTGCAACACAAGATAGCCAAGGTTTGATGGCTAAAGCAGATGGGGGGATCTTATTTTTAGATGAGATCCATCGCTTACCTCCAGAAGGGCAAGAGATGCTCTTCACGTTTATCGACAAAGGCGTTTATCGCCCATTAGGGGAGAGCGCACAAGTCCATGAGGCGTCTGTTCAGATCATCGGAGCAACGACAGAATCATCTGAAAGTTTTTTGACGACATTTAACCGCAGGATACCGATGGCAATCACTTTGCCAAATCTGGCCTCTCGTTCATTAGATGAGCGGTATGAAATCATTTCCTTGTTTATCAAGCAAGAAGCGAATCGCTTGAATCAGCGGATCGATATTGAAAAAGAAGCGATTTTAGCTTTTATGTTATACGACGCAGAGGGAAATATCGGGCAAGTGAAACGTGACCTGAAATTAGTCTGTGCTAAGTCATTCCTTCATTATCGTATGCACCAAGAAGAAAAATTAGTCATTCGAAAAGAAGAGTTATCCCTGCAAGTCCAAAAAGGATTATTACGAATCAAAGAAGTCCCTGAACGATTAGATCGCTTCATGGATAGTAAGAGTCAATATTTGACATTTGAGCCAGGATTCGCTGATGTGGTTTGGTCTCGGGACCCAGAAAGAAACATGCAAGTGTACAATGATATTGAAGAAAAGGTGATGTCACTTTCTGAAACGGGTGGCGAAAATATTGATCTTGAGGCGTTGATCTCGAAAGATGTCGATGCCTATTTTCAAACGTATGTAAAAGAATTGACGAAAAGTACGATCCCTAAAGATTTACTTCCAGAAGACATCTGGCGTTTGACAAATGAGCTATACGATGTTGCTGAGAAACGACTAGACCGAATCTATAATCAAAAAGCACGCTTTGCCTTTGCCTTACATTTGCAAAGTACATTGGATCGTGTGAAAGATGGACATATGATCGTTCATCCAGACTTGAATAATATACGAAAGAAGTTCAAAAAAGAATTTCAAGTTGCAATCGATTTGTCTACGATCATTGAAGAAGATCAACAATTAGAGATACCATTTGATGAAATTGGCTTTATCAGTATGTTTTTATCGATCAACCTCGGAGAAAGTGAACCAGTCAAAGAAAATAAAGTCGACGTGTTAGTCTTGATGCACGGGCGACAAACCGCTTCAAGTATGTTGGAGATGGCGCAAGCTTTACTCGGAACAACGATCGGTCAAGCGTTCAATATGCCATTAGAGATGGAAGTTCAATCCATGTACGAAGAAGTATTGAAATATGTAAAGAATCGTCAAAGCAATTTAACAAATGGGTTGATTTTACTGACTGATATGGGTTCACTGAATACATTCAGCGATTTGATCTATGAAGAGACGGGGATACGTACAAAAGCAATTACGATGACCAGTACCATGATCGTCATCGAAGCAATCCGGATGGCAAATGTTGGTAGAAGCTTAGAAGATATCTACCAAAGTATCCAAATGTCTTTTGAATCGATTGTCAAAGATCAATTTAAAATCGAAAAGCAGGAAATGAACGAACGGAAAAAAGCAGTGATCGTGACTTGCTTTACTGGAGAAGGGGTGGCAGCAAAACTGTATCAACGAATTGTGCCCGTTATCAATCAGGATAAAGTTGAAGTGATCCAAATGCAGTTTTTGGAACGTGAAT is part of the Enterococcus mundtii genome and harbors:
- the zwf gene encoding glucose-6-phosphate dehydrogenase gives rise to the protein MMNEKNVLFTIFGGTGDLAQRKLYPSLFRLYKKGNLSEHFAVIGTARRPWSDEHYREVVKGTIETLNPSAEEAERFASHFYYQSHDVNDSSHYQTLKELSDRLDEKYHLNGNRMYYLAMAPQFFGTIVSHLKSQKIITETGFNRLIIEKPFGSDFHSAFELNEKIRQVFPEDDIFRIDHYLGKEMIQNISAIRFANNIFESQWNNRYIDNIQITFGESLGVEDRGGYYDHSGALKDMVQNHILQVLALLAMEPPVAFSEKEIRSEKIKALKAIRIYEKKEVLENFVRGQYAAGQLDDQTFKGYREEDNVDPESTTETFVAGKFTIDNFRWSGVPFYVRTGKRLTEKGTRINIVFKQVPINVFKTSIDEPCSDPTLPPNVLTIYIQPTEGFSFTLNGKKVGQGFATDPIKLEYRNSAEMVENSPEAYEKLMLDALNGDSTNFSHWEEVAQSWHIVDVIRQVWDQVQPDFPNYKAGSMGPEAAFELLEKDGFEWIWQPDHWYRERGKLD
- a CDS encoding Gfo/Idh/MocA family protein; translated protein: MIHLGIIGTNWITHQFVQAALATRKYELTAVYSRHLEKAQQFGAEYEGDIAFATDLTVFFELEHMDTVYIASPNSLHFQHAKQAILAGKNVIVEKPAFSTPKEMEEIIHLANQEKVFFFEAARNIHEAGFKKIAEFLPLKDEIIGANFSYMKYSSRYDQVLDGEEPNIFSPRFSGGAMMDLGVYLVYAAVGWFGKPQEVHYFPRKIATGVDGLGWGILRYATFDVAIQPGKIGDSYLPSEIYFDSGTVIMNGVNAIEQAEYHDRNHEQIEKLEIVASENPMSEEAEDFANVIMNPKDPQWGLQYEEWVELARNVNQVVYDLRISGGIEFDADKEGTE
- a CDS encoding DUF4828 domain-containing protein, with product MKKRIIYILLAGIATLAGKKVLDHKKKEAQVDHLNKYCGTWSFTDTSQTHHELTIHSDYSFWLDDRSLGTLLVEVTSEKLIVRDQYGFYLTFSYNDMLLYDEANDSAYLLSKKS
- a CDS encoding DEAD/DEAH box helicase yields the protein MTDFVKHFPTNWQNKWEEKGFTVPSFIQQEVFTDLKEGKSLIAVSPTGSGKTLAYLWPLLLNVKKGEASTLLILASSQELAIQVAEVTREWAKDLAISVQSVVGGANVKRQIEGLKKKPEVLVGTPGRVLELMKQKKIKAHQIQTIVFDEADQLFDEGNRPFIDQIIHQAPTDYQLAFFSATADRSIQQIESLTKQSLKVVDVTKMDDSRKGLSHYFIRVPARKTEDYLRRLAHVEGFQGLVFFNQLSELGMMEEKMSYRGIRVASLASDQNKLLRKAALNQFKEGKISMLLSTDVAARGLDIAELPYVVNVDVPMTEETYLHRAGRTGRMGQEGQVITFVNEHTLRDLKKMARQTETELTELFIYGGGLQTEAPEKAPTKMLPKKKELGKKEASETVTKKVASSPKTKHKNKHKKDKNKGARRK
- a CDS encoding metal-dependent transcriptional regulator codes for the protein MTPNREDYLKIILELGGDTTKVNNKQIVSSLAVSPASVSEMISKLVKEKLVEHSPYQGVQLTDSGLIKASSLIRKHRLWEVFLVEHLDYNWNEVHDDAEVLEHVTSEQLADHLESYLNHPKHCPHGGIIPKKEQVVHEERRQTLESYPVGTKIRIARVLDEKELLDYLVTIDVNIDETYEITDVAAYEGPITIQNKTKKIPVSFKAASTIFVDEL
- a CDS encoding sigma 54-interacting transcriptional regulator, encoding MNERQEEILDLLTENHKGLTATDVAKQLEIDRSNASRYLSDLYKAHYIVKSTGRPVVYSMPPKKIASDKVHVDASTQVTFETLVGENESLKVSIQQAKAAILYPPRGLHTIIFGETGTGKSMFAECMYHFAIDSEMLSPDAPFISFNCADYAQNPQLLFGHIFGIKKGAYTGATQDSQGLMAKADGGILFLDEIHRLPPEGQEMLFTFIDKGVYRPLGESAQVHEASVQIIGATTESSESFLTTFNRRIPMAITLPNLASRSLDERYEIISLFIKQEANRLNQRIDIEKEAILAFMLYDAEGNIGQVKRDLKLVCAKSFLHYRMHQEEKLVIRKEELSLQVQKGLLRIKEVPERLDRFMDSKSQYLTFEPGFADVVWSRDPERNMQVYNDIEEKVMSLSETGGENIDLEALISKDVDAYFQTYVKELTKSTIPKDLLPEDIWRLTNELYDVAEKRLDRIYNQKARFAFALHLQSTLDRVKDGHMIVHPDLNNIRKKFKKEFQVAIDLSTIIEEDQQLEIPFDEIGFISMFLSINLGESEPVKENKVDVLVLMHGRQTASSMLEMAQALLGTTIGQAFNMPLEMEVQSMYEEVLKYVKNRQSNLTNGLILLTDMGSLNTFSDLIYEETGIRTKAITMTSTMIVIEAIRMANVGRSLEDIYQSIQMSFESIVKDQFKIEKQEMNERKKAVIVTCFTGEGVAAKLYQRIVPVINQDKVEVIQMQFLERESFKRHIDALLEEYEIKAIAGTVEVDYQNIPFFSAYDVFDDEKLNTLKRIADDEVPTAKIVDSLKDSLNAISSVERLIQALQKAVQQIQADLSIIVEPGVDTGIVIHVAFLIDGLIKHEKLRTFDDFPIFAKMYRLEMDIVRTNLIGIERKYGVKIPEHEIAFITQMFIENKIKK
- a CDS encoding ISL3-like element ISEfa11 family transposase; translated protein: MNDSIKKMLRIIEKDLMITEVSYETLQKKKTLVVDAVLSPTPRACRSCGSTVVDGNGKAIIVKNGKKETIVRFEQYNHMPLVMRLKKQRYTCKNCRTHWTAQSYFVQSRHSIANHVRYKIASLLTEKVSLSFIAKSCQVSLTTVIRTLKEFKSYLPKQSKKILPRVLMVDEFRSHASIEDKMSFICADGETGKLIDVLPTRKLPRLTSYFLKCTNPEEVEFLVTDMNAAYFQLTKRVLPNAKIVIDRFHIVKHMNQAFNELRIREMNELRKAGQKSQAEKLKKNWRFLLKNRANINHYEYKTWKSFRAPKYPFLTEAMMIDRLLEFSTPLKEAYPFFHELVEAFRDKDPDLFFSLLAELPETLDDSFREKLQNLLTYEEGITNAMIYPYSNGKIEAKNTHIKTMKRVSYGFKSFENMRIRIFLINQLIKVR
- the sfsA gene encoding DNA/RNA nuclease SfsA, which gives rise to MDYQDVEIAYFIERPNRFIAFCLNKKGEVVKTHVKNTGRGKELLLPGAEVALVHIPGTKRKTAYDLIAVKKEQQWFNIDSQLPNRLAIDGILDGTIHLPNLNGDIEFYKREVTFGKSKFDIYLETSCGQKAFVEVKGMTLENKAIGAFPDAPTIRGLKHVNELIRAHQEGYETYILFIAQFEHLHQATIHEQMQPELATAFRFAQQAGVQVIVYNCQVTEKQVVLKQAIPFDLNTVFEDPNL